The genomic interval AAAGACATGTACACACCCGGCCACTCTCAAGTCTTTGGGATAGAGGCTCAGCCCTTTTGCCTAGGATTTATCACCCAAGCctgcttgtttttaaatattttttttcctggttataGTTTCAATATTTGAAAGACTGCATGATAAGAATGAGTTAATTGTAGCATGGATCCCCATGATCGATTTTAGGTTGCTTGGTGTCACTTTTCCAGCTCAGGGAgggtctgcagttttcttttaaaaccacATTTCACTTTTACAAGCATGTTGGTGTAAAAAGGCAGTGATGTTCCCAGTAGCCTTGGTGGCATCAGGGGGCTGAGGATGGGGACAAGGGCTGCTTGAGAAGTTGAGAACAGCTTAGCTTCCTTTCCTCAGCTGTACTGGGCCAGGTACACATGGGATGCTCAGGCCACAGGCTCCAACGGTGGAAACAATCTGGAGGGACTCCCTGGGCCGCAGCTAAGGAGAACGTGGAAGAGCAGAAACCAAGATCTTCCcagcagagggaggaggaaagggtCAGATTTGGGGTCTGGTGCCTGTAGAGTTCGTGGGTTTGGGTTGAGCTGGTGGCCTTGAGTGCCCTGGGCAGGGTGGGAAGACTGCAGCCTGGAGATGCCAGGAGTCATGGAGGTGTGAGAGCAGCTGCCTGGCCTCCACAAAGGCTCCTGGAGACGTGCTCAGAGGGATCCCCAACTCCTGGTGGGGCTGGGCCCCCTGGGGCACTGGGTCAGGGTACTCCTTAGCTGGGCCAAGTATTATGGTGCGGAGGTCACAATCATCTGGATGGGACAAGGTGTCCCTCTGGGCAAGTTTGAGGAGAGAGCCAGATACGAGATGCTCTGTCTAGTCacacccctctctgagcctcagtttccccacttgaCATCCTTCAGTGAGAGATGGGGCCATCTGTAAATGTCAGATGAAACAAAGAATCACAGAAGGAACCTCAAAATGTGTGTGCCCTTAGAGACAGTCTGTTGGGGGGTGGCCTCCCTGGGTCTGGACCCAGCGAGCTGGCCCCCAACAGGATGTGCAGTGtctgggagaggaggtgggaggggtgcctgCAAATGTTAGACACACAGGGGTCAGTTGTTAATCAGTACAGGGGCCCCCAGGAATTCAGGTGTGGCTGGATCCAGGAGCTGAAACAATGTCTTTAGGGTGCTGTGTTGCAACTGGGGGTGCTCTTAAGCAAGGTGTGTCCTCAAGGGCAAATAGGACTCCCCAACAGTTCTCAGGCTCATCCTATCAGCCTCACAAGCCCAGTGGGGAAGAGGGTCCAATTTTCCACTTTAATTGCAAAGTCCCAGAGTTTAATGTCATTGGCCAGGTTGGGTCACATGTCCACCCCTGTACAAGTAACAGAGGTCCAAGTATAGAATGCTCTGATTGGCAGGGCTGAGTCACTTACCTATCCCTGAGCCAATCACAGAGGCCACTTGGTCAGGACTTTGTCCTTGGAGGGAGAGGGACTACAGCTCTCCCCAAGTTCTCTGACCTGGTAACCCACACATCTTTCTCCTCCTTCAGTGAGCCCAGATCATCTCCACTCTGGGAGCCTGTGGTGGGCAGAGACCTCCCTCCAAACATGGACCGAGTTACCAGATATCCCATCTTCGGCATCCCTCACTCATCCCGCATGGCCGACAGTGACACCAGCTACACGTTTGAGCTGGTAGGCGTGGGGCCCATGGCCAGTGTCTGGAGCCAGGATGAGACACCAGCATGGCCCACTGACCATGAGGCCTCCCTGGAAATGACGCGGACAGGGACGTCCCGCAGCCTGCGTGTTTTCCCTGGCCGGACAGCCCCATGGCCACCCTGCCCAGAGGATAATGAGGATGAGGAGGTGAAGGCCTACCACCTGGAGGCTAGGGATACCCCACACTGGCAGCCACAGAACCTGGAGCGGGAGCGCCAGGCAGTCATTCGGGACCAGGCCGTCAGGAAGAGTGGCACGGTGGCCACGCTCCATGGTGCCCCTTACCACAGGGAGCCCGGGGGCCCCAGCCGACCACAGTCCATGCCCCTGGAGGAGAACGAGATCGACAGGGAGCAAATCGACTTCCTGGCAGCCAGGCGGCAGTTCCTGAACCTGGAGCAGGCGAACCCCCCACCTGGAGTGGCCCATGCCAATGCAAGGGTTCCCTGGAGCCCCCAGCCCAGGGTGGCCCATGCAAAAGCAGGGGTCTCTCAAAACCCCCCACCTGGGGTGGCCCACGTGAATTCAGAGGTTCCTCAGAGCCCCCAACCCAAAGTGGCCCACGTAAATGCAGTGGCCTCTCAGAACTCCCCACTAGGGGCGAGTCAGGCCTCCAAGGCCCTGAGCAGGCCACACCTGGCCAATGGGTATGTCCTCCCAGTCAAACCCCAGGTGAAGGAGGTGGTCACGGAAGAGAAGAGGGTTCACCCTTTGCCCACCAGGTCTGGTGCCCAAGCCCTGGAGGACCCCGGTTCCCGGTCCAGAGAGGAGTCCCCAGAGCCCCTCAAGGAGACGCCCATTGAGCGGGAGATCCGACTGGCCCAGGAGCGGGAGGCAGACCTCCGAGAGCAGAGGGGGCTTCAGCGGGCAGCCAGCCACCAGGAGCTGGTGGAGatcccagccaggctgctgctgagcAAGGTGAGCCTGGCTGCAGCACCACGGCGGGACAGGGGCCGTCCATCACTCTACGTACAGCGGGACATTGCTCAGGAGTCACGGCGTGAGGAGGACCACCGGCGGGAGGGGCTGCAGGCGGGCCGGGCGTCCACACCCGACTGGTCCTCCGAAGGACCCCAGCCCAGACTCCGAAGAGTCCACAGCTCAGACTCCATCCTCAGCCCGACTCCAGATGCCCACACGTCCAGCCCAGCCCCAGAGGTGAGGAAGGTGAGCCGTATCCCACCTGATGCCTACCAACCGTACCTGAGCCCTGGGATGCCCCCAGGAGAGTCCCCTGCCTCCCACGCCTACCGCAGGCCCAGCAACCTCTCAGCAGATGAAGCCAGGCCAGTGGGCTCTCCCAAGGCTGCAGGGTCTCAGAGGCGTCCCTCAGAATCCTCTGCAAAGCTCTCAGGCATGAAGCAGGAGCCCCCCCGGGGACCCCTGCATGCCAGCAGGGGTGTCCTGAGACAGGAGTACTTCCATCTGCGGCCCCTGCGGTTCAGAGTCCCGGATGAACCTGAGAGAGCTGAGGCCCCCCGAGTTTGGGGTTGGGAGGTGGAGGGGGCCCCAGCACTGAGGCTACAGAAGTCCCAGTCATCTGAGCTGCTGGAGAGGGAAGTGGAGAATGTCCTGCGACGGGAGCGGGAGATGGCTGAGGAGCGGCGGAGTGCTCTGTACCCTGAGGTCTTCTCAGATGAGTGCTGTGACCACGACTGTAGGAGCTCCTCCCGCACATCTGGTGAGGACGGGTCCTGGGAAAGGCTGCTTTGTGCAGAGTCTCAGAGGAGGGTGGCAGGAGGAGTATGAGGATGCCAGGAGAGGCTGAGGGTGGGGGAACGTCTGGGGGACTTCATCCACTACCTGGGTTGGCTGGTCTGTCCACTTGTCTGTCTGCTGAAGCAGTAGATTTTGGAGAAAGATGTTAACTTTGCCTTGAGTTTTTTGCTTTATGGATTTGGAGACTTTGTTGTTAGGTGCATAGAGGTTTACAGATGTTCTAGCCTCTCGATCAATTGCTCCTTTTTGTCAATGTGAACTGCCCCCACCCTGTGTCACTTTCCAGTGTTTTTCTCCTTGCATGGTCAGCCCATCTGTCGATCCAGTTTCTCCTGACCAGCTATTCTGATCAATCTGTCTATCAGTTTTCCCAACCAGCTGTCTGCTCTGTCTGTCCATTCATTTGTCTCCTTAACTGGTCCAGCCTCTCAGCCAGAATCTGAGTCTCTTGGGCTGAGTTCTCACAGAGGTTATGCCCTCAGGAGACGCTGGGACCCTCCCTGatgctctttccttccttcctctcccctcccccacccccaccaggcatCACAGGCAGCTACTCAGTGTCTGAGTCACACTATTTCACCCCCATCCACCTGCACTCGGACCTGGTGTGGACGGTGGAGGCCCCAGCCGAGGATGCTCTCCagcagagaaagaagaaggaacagTGGGTGAGTCTTAAGTTCTGCCATCCCCCTGGAGGCCTGGCTGAGGTCCGACTCCCCATTAGGGGCAGAGAAGTTCAGGTGAAGTGCACAATGGATAAACCAAGTTTCTCTTCATGTCTGGGCTGTATAAGCAGAGTCCCCACCATGAGGTTGTTACCCCTGAGCCAAAGGCTGAGGATGAGCTCTGCTTGGAGGAGAGCAGTGGCAGTCTATCAAAAATGATCCttattattttcatgtgtttattaccaTCAACATCATTTCTGATTATTATCCACATCACATGATGGATGTCTCAGGGCTCTGCAAGCACCATGCCTTTAACACCTAGAGGGATTTTTGTTTCCCTTTTGTTGAGAAAGCCATACTTGCCCGTGCCCAGGGTCATacatggcttctcaggtggcgctagtggtaaagaacccacctgccaatgcaggagatgtaatagATGCAGGTcggatcctggggttgggaagatcccttggaggagggcatggcaactcactccgatttttttttttagttctaccagtttattgctaccaacccatctccctctaccctcatgcatgtgtgctcaggcatgtaaccccatggactgcagcctgccaggctcctctgtccatggacttttccaggcaagaatactggaagggttgccatttccttttccaccactccaatatttttgcctggacaatcccggacagaggagcctagcgggctacagtccatagtgtcacaaagagttggacatgactaagtgactaagcacccaTGCAGTGTCATATAGCCTGAGTTCCCAAGCCAGTACTTGAACCTAGGCCTGACTCCAAACACTACATTTGTAACCATGAGGCTGTCTCCTCTCTGGACAGGAACTGTTACACCACAAAGAATAACACTCTCTCCAGCCTTACCCATGTGGTGCTCCCAGTCTGGCCTAGTGGTTTGGGGCAGAGTGGAgcctggggacctgggttcaagtcccagtcctGCTGCTTGCTGACTATGTGACAGGCAAGACCCTGCCCTTCTCTGACCCTCAGTCTCCTCCCCTTTAAAATGAGTGTGATAATAAGAACATCCCCCTTAGAATCTTAGAGCAGGGCTGGCTGCAGCAAGAGCTCTGTAAATGTCAATTGTCTTTGTTATGATGtttacaaagagaaaacagtTGCAAATGATGGGCAATGCTTCAATGAGGAGGACAACATGAGGGAACAGCATGGTGGGTGGTTCTGAGTTTGGGGTGATTGAGGAGCACTTGGGGGACCAGAGTGGGCAGGGAAGGCCTTCTTTTCTGCCCCAAATGTGACTGTGCATCGAGTCCAGTGGGGAGGGCTGGAAGGCCTGGGGGACTAACATGTGTTCCTTTTCTGTAGTATGCCGGCATCAACCCCTTAGATGATGTCAACTCGGAGGTGAGTGTGCTCCTGGGGCGAGTATCTgggccttcctcccctccccctgcatcAGTGCCCCCCATCCCCTGGCATCAGGGTCATGGGAAGCCTTTCTTCTGTGTGTGGGTACTTGCCCTGGTATCTTCTTGATTGGTAGTGTCTGCCTGAGGTGGACTTTTCTGTGATCTGCTTTTGATGCCTGCCATAGTCACAGACTGTGGAAAGAGGGGCCACCTGCTGCCTTTCCA from Dama dama isolate Ldn47 chromosome 9, ASM3311817v1, whole genome shotgun sequence carries:
- the MISP gene encoding mitotic interactor and substrate of PLK1 codes for the protein MDRVTRYPIFGIPHSSRMADSDTSYTFELVGVGPMASVWSQDETPAWPTDHEASLEMTRTGTSRSLRVFPGRTAPWPPCPEDNEDEEVKAYHLEARDTPHWQPQNLERERQAVIRDQAVRKSGTVATLHGAPYHREPGGPSRPQSMPLEENEIDREQIDFLAARRQFLNLEQANPPPGVAHANARVPWSPQPRVAHAKAGVSQNPPPGVAHVNSEVPQSPQPKVAHVNAVASQNSPLGASQASKALSRPHLANGYVLPVKPQVKEVVTEEKRVHPLPTRSGAQALEDPGSRSREESPEPLKETPIEREIRLAQEREADLREQRGLQRAASHQELVEIPARLLLSKVSLAAAPRRDRGRPSLYVQRDIAQESRREEDHRREGLQAGRASTPDWSSEGPQPRLRRVHSSDSILSPTPDAHTSSPAPEVRKVSRIPPDAYQPYLSPGMPPGESPASHAYRRPSNLSADEARPVGSPKAAGSQRRPSESSAKLSGMKQEPPRGPLHASRGVLRQEYFHLRPLRFRVPDEPERAEAPRVWGWEVEGAPALRLQKSQSSELLEREVENVLRREREMAEERRSALYPEVFSDECCDHDCRSSSRTSGITGSYSVSESHYFTPIHLHSDLVWTVEAPAEDALQQRKKKEQWYAGINPLDDVNSEILEATRVTRHRNAMAERWEAGIYASEDED